Proteins found in one Zea mays cultivar B73 chromosome 1, Zm-B73-REFERENCE-NAM-5.0, whole genome shotgun sequence genomic segment:
- the LOC103643202 gene encoding dihydroneopterin aldolase 1: protein MAEDSAAAATWGGGDKLILRGLQFHGFHGVLREEKTLGQKFVVDIDAWMDLAAAGESDCIADTVSYTDIYSIAKDVVEGTPRNLLESVAHSIAEATLLKFPQVSAVRVKVGKPHVAVRGVLDYLGVEITRQRKKE from the exons ATGGCGGAGGATTCGGCGGCGGCGGCCACGTGGGGCGGCGGCGACAAGCTCATCCTGCGCGGCCTTCAGTTCCACGGCTTCCATGGCGTCCTGCGGGAGGAGAAGACGCTGGGGCAGAAGTTCGTCGTCGACATCGACGCCTGGATGGACCTCGCCGCCGCCGGCGAGTCCGACTGCATCGCTGACACCGTCAGCTACACCGATATCTACAG CATTGCAAAGGATGTTGTCGAGGGCACGCCACGCAACCTCTTGGAGTCGGTAGCCCACTCGATCGCAGAGGCCACGCTGCTCAAGTTCCCTCAGGTCTCCGCAGTCCGGGTGAAGGTTGGCAAGCCTCACGTCGCGGTGCGAGGCGTTCTGGACTACCTGGGCGTGGAGATAACGAggcagagaaagaaagaatga